The DNA region TTCTGTGATGAAGTGGATGCCTGGGACACTCTGGAGGGTGAGTCCGTCACCGACCTGTTTACCGGCGACCAGATATTCGAGATGCATGCCTATCCCCTCACGGACATCTCCGAGCAGCTCGTCAAGCGGCACATTGAGCCCTTCAGCACCCTGGGCAGTCTGGCCGACCGGCTGAACCCGGGGCTGTCCCCGGCTCTGGAAGCGGCCTGGACCGCTGAGGTCGAAACCATCCGGGCTTCGGCCGCCCGCTTCGCCGACCCCTACCAGCAGGAACTTGTCCTGGTCGCCGATCAGCTGCTGCCCTACCGCCTGCTGCCCTGGCGTGAACGCTATGGAGGCCGCTTTGCCCGGATCCACCTGCCTTACCTGGATGCCGCGGTGCTGGACTTCCTTTACCGCCTCCCCCCTGACACACTGGCGGGCAAGCGGCTGTTCGTCGACACCTTGCGTGACTTGGACCCGGCCCTCTACACCGTTCCTCTGGCCCGGTCCCAGGGCTACGAGGCCGACTGGCACGCCGAGCTGATCAAGCACCGCGAGGCGGTCAAAGAAGAATTGCTCTCCGGACCCAGCCGTTTGGACGCCGCCATTGATCCACAAGCCATCCGCGCAGTGCTGGACAGCCTGGCGTTGCCGGCAGACGGCAGACGCTCAATGCTCAAGGGACAGGTCCGGCAGACCCTGGGCACCTTCCGGCACAGCGAGATGGGGCAGAAAATCTTTGGCCGAGCCCAATTGAGGGCCCCGCTGATCAGCCCAGCCACCTGGTTGTTGAGGGTCCTGACCCTCCGCGCGCTGGACGCCGATACTCGCACGCGTTGAACACCTTGATCAAAGCGCCGCTCGCACATTCGTTTCTGCACGGCCTGAAGTGCGGCCACCTCACAGCGAGCTCTGGCAGAGCGCTTACACTGCCGTAGCCATGACAGACTTCCCCCCACCGAACTCGCCGCATTCGGCCGTGGGGCAGGCAACACACCTGCTCACCCATCTCCAGAAAGTGACGCAGGCCCTGGCCGCCGTCCGTCAACCAGACGCCGTCTTCGACATCATCCTGGGTGACGCTCTGGACGCTCTGGGCGCCATTTCCGGCGTGGTGCTGCTGGTTGAGCAGGCACAGCTTCAGGTGGCGGCCCGTCGCGGTCACGACGACGCCAGCGTCTGGCAGGCCGGGGATCTGAGCGGGCGACGACCCAGTCCAGATGCGTTGCGTCTGAACACCCCGCTGTTCTTCCCGCAGAGCGGCGATCTGGTGGCCGCCTACCCGGAGCTCGAGGCCCGGACGGGCGGCGTGGCGGCGGTGGCCA from Deinococcus humi includes:
- a CDS encoding asparagine synthase-related protein codes for the protein MKGQIYDLDAQGLLRLYRQCGPDFARRFDGAFSVVLFDEAQGLIVAVTDRVGSHKLYAAYAGERVTLSTRPDHPDFTGRPYDLAGLASVLVTGSTLNGLTLHQGVQTLSRASSYRVEPGGMVQQPYWAGQLAQDHDTRPEAELREELAELLKRSVRRRVEGLRGAVHLSLSGGHDSRGVLSLLAATGQDLHTFSYTQGKQAARSDTRVADALAAQYGTRHEHLQAYQGDLLATLRRNAAWGHGVTNFCDEVDAWDTLEGESVTDLFTGDQIFEMHAYPLTDISEQLVKRHIEPFSTLGSLADRLNPGLSPALEAAWTAEVETIRASAARFADPYQQELVLVADQLLPYRLLPWRERYGGRFARIHLPYLDAAVLDFLYRLPPDTLAGKRLFVDTLRDLDPALYTVPLARSQGYEADWHAELIKHREAVKEELLSGPSRLDAAIDPQAIRAVLDSLALPADGRRSMLKGQVRQTLGTFRHSEMGQKIFGRAQLRAPLISPATWLLRVLTLRALDADTRTR